In a genomic window of Drosophila takahashii strain IR98-3 E-12201 chromosome 3L, DtakHiC1v2, whole genome shotgun sequence:
- the syd gene encoding JNK-interacting protein 3 isoform X1, translating to MMDNDDALLNNGGPQSGAETVYGTEDNNMVMSEKNEQVVSIVQQLAGSIYQEFERMINRYDEDVVKNLMPLLVNVLECLDASYRINQEQDVEVELLREDNEQLVTQYEREKSARKQSEQKLLEAEDLAEQENKELATRLESVESIVRMLELKHKNSLEHASRLEEREADLKKEYNKLHERYTELFKNHVDYMERTKMLMGSTHSQMSTASDRMDVSRARLNPVARSSGPVSYGFASLENSVMLDTETICSVGSQSDDSGPPSLQNELDNLSGTVERGAATDPLQQQHQATSPQSPDSSPVVPNVPTNVGRSTTKKEQRSDNNLYQELSFQDNEESEENEIVTGSWVHPGEYASSANDNYFGMGKEVENLIMENNELLATKNALNIVKDDLIVKVDELTGEVEIVREELNAMQQSRTKLRQRISELEDELKKAKEQVKQQNTEQEENDVPLAQRKRFTRVEMAMVLMERNQYKERLMELQEAVRLTEILRASRTVDNLDRKSKQSIWKYFSNLFTPSNRPTERVADGLGGGPMFRHTGGGSPAHSHGSPSRGSGGGGDNRLALTSGQPPVHPASAGLANALIMPKDYAEEGSSERISARRREQYRQLRAHVQKEDGRLHAYGWSLPINKASQEANPSRHSGGVPVPVYCNPLAEASPHMKVFCAAGVNLHGGFTKNGQSLIPASSPYAPKSTLKIAEITSPTADQSMEALDRQIARVSLETLEPETQLSSFVWICTSTHAASTVSVVDANQSATVLDAFPICASHLLCIASVQGAMESDYALLEQSEVVKAGEMLQRPGEGAELLGKVEFVRVKPKSEDEQKEEEEAKEATEKSNEQLPAVSAEEPLGNVEAIKIRQALPGAPQRLATDGQPTTTINNNNTNSNLLFATKSLNPILETKDRDEPAMSSVGPTMWLGAQDGWLYVHSSVGRWHECLHRVLLPDAVLAIVHVEARVVVALANAQLAVFRRQTDGQWDLNSYHLVTLGDRNHSIRCLCVAGERIWAAHRNKIFIVDPVSLNIVHSLDAHPRKESQVRQMAATGAGVWVSIRLDSTLRLYNTYTFEHKQDVDIEPYVSKMLGTGKLGFSFVRITALMVSCNRLWIGTSNGVIISVPLAEVQPKSSSDPHGQMPLCCMANAQLSFHGHRDAVKFFVSVPMLQQPNLNGGLTFSNKRPDMLVMCGGEGYIDFRINDNDMENSIQLEPNQTIENRGDKSYLIVWHVSQR from the exons ATGATGGACAACGATGATGCTCTGCTCAACAATGGAGGACCTCAGTCGGGAGCAGAAACGGTCTACGGAACCGAGGACAACAACATGGTCATGTCGGAGAAG AATGAACAGGTTGTCAGCATC GTCCAACAACTGGCGGGCAGCATTTATCAGGAGTTCGAGCGGATGATCAATCGTTACGACGAGGATGTGGTTAAGAACCTGATGCCCCTGCTGGTGAACGTGCTGGAGTGCCTGGATGCCTCGTATCGCATCAATCAGGAGCAGGACGTGGAGGTGGAGCTGCTGCGCGAGGACAATGAGCAGCTGGTGACACAATATGAGCGGGAAAAGAGCGCCCGCAAACAGTCCGAACAGAAG CTATTGGAGGCCGAGGACCTAGCGGAGCAGGAGAATAAGGAGCTGGCCACGCGCTTGGAATCGGTGGAGAGCATTGTGCGGATGCTGGAACTGAAGCACAAGAACAGTCTGGAGCACGCCAGCCGTTTGGAGGAGCGGGAGGCAGATCTCAAGAAG GAGTACAACAAACTGCACGAGCGGTACACGGAGCTGTTCAAGAACCATGTGGACTACATGGAACGCACCAAGATGCTGATGGGCTCGACGCACTCCCAAATGAGCACCGCCTCCGATCGCATGGATGTCAGTCGGGCGAGGCTGAATCCCGTGGCTCGCAGCTCGGGACCCGTTTCCTATGGCTTCGCCTCGCTGGAGAACTCGGTGATGCTCGACACCGAGACCATTTGCAGTGTGGGCAGCCAGTCAGACGACTCCGGTCCCCCTTCGCTGCAGAACGAGCTGGACAATCTGAGCGGTACGGTGGAGCGTGGAGCTGCCACCGAtccgctgcagcagcagcatcaggcCACCTCGCCCCAGAGCCCCGACAGCAGTCCCGTTGTGCCAAATGTGCCCACAAATG TTGGTCGTTCGACCACCAAAAAGGAGCAGCGCTCGGATAACAATCTCTACCAAGAGCTGTCCTTCCAGGACAATGAGGAGAGCGAAGAGAATGAGATTGTCACAG GCAGCTGGGTTCATCCCGGAGAGTATGCGTCCTCAG CTAACGACAACTATTTTG GCATGGGCAAGGAGGTGGAAAATCTCATCATGGAAAACAACGAGCTGCTGGCCACCAA AAATGCGCTCAATATTGTCAAGGACGATTTAATTGTGAAAGTGGATGAACTCACTGGAGAGGTGGAAATCGTTCGCGAGGAGCTCAATGCGATGCAGCAATCGAGGACCAAGTTGAGGCAGCGCATCAGCGAGCTGGAGGATGAGCTGAAAAAGGCCAAGGAGCAGGTCAAGCAGCAAA ACACCGAACAAGAGGAGAACGATGTGCCGCTGGCCCAGCGCAAGAGATTCACCCGCGTGGAGATGGCCATGGTGCTGATGGAGCGTAACCAGTACAAGGAACGTCTGATGGAGCTGCAGGAGGCAGTGCGTCTCACGGAAATACTCCGCGCCTCGCGTACCGTAGATAATTTAGACAGGAAGTCGAAGCAGAGCATTTGGAAGTACTTTAGTAATCTTTTTAC CCCCTCAAACCGCCCAACGGAACGCGTTGCGGACGGTCTCGGAGGGGGGCCGATGTTTCGTCACACCGGCGGAGGAAGCCCTGCCCACAGCCACGGATCCCCCAGCCGAGGAAGCGGTGGAGGTGGGGACAATCGCCTGGCCCTAACCAGCGGCCAGCCACCAGTGCATCCGGCCAGCGCTGGTCTTGCCAATGCCCTCATCATGCCGAAGGACTATGCCGAGGAGGGCAGCTCCGAGAGGATTAGTGCGCGGAGGAGGGAGCAGTACCGCCAGCTACGTGCCCATGTCCAAAAGGAGGATGGCCGCCTGCATGCCTACGGTTGGAGTCTGCCGATTAACAAGGCCAGCCAGGAGGCGAATCCCAGCCGTCATTCGGGCGGTGTACCCGTTCCCGTTTACTGTAATCCCCTGGCGGAGGCCTCGCCGCACATGAAGGTGTTCTGTGCGGCAGGCGTTAATCTTCACGGAGGCTTCACAAAAAACGGGCAATCACTGATACCTGCCAGCTCACCATATGCTCCGAAATCTACGCTCAAAATAGCCGAGATAACCAGTCCGACGGCCGATCAGAGCATGGAGGCGTTGGACCGGCAGATTGCGAGGGTCAGCCTGGAAACGCTGGAGCCTGAGACGCAGCTCAGTTCGTTTGTGTGGATCTGCACAAGCACCCATGCCGCCAGTACGGTCAGTGTGGTGGATGCCAATCAATCGGCGACCGTTCTGGATGCCTTCCCCATCTGCGCATCGCATTTGCTCTGCATTGCCTCCGTCCAGGGAGCCATGGAGAGCGACTATGCGCTGCTGGAGCAGTCGGAGGTGGTCAAGGCGGGTGAGATGCTGCAGCGACCCGGCGAGGGTGCCGAGCTACTCGGCAAAGTGGAGTTTGTCCGGGTTAAACCCAAGTCGGAGGATGagcagaaggaggaggaggaggccaagGAGGCCACGGAAAAGTCCAACGAGCAGCTACCGGCTGTTAGTGCCGAAGAGCCTCTGGGCAATGTGGAGGCCATCAAGATACGCCAGGCGCTGCCTGGTGCTCCCCAGCGTCTCGCCACCGATGGCCAGCCAACGACGACGATCAACAATAATAACACGAACAGCAATCTACTGTTTGCCACCAAATCGCTGAATCCCATACTGGAGACCAAGGATCGTGATGAGCCGGCAATGAGTTCGGTGGGTCCCACGATGTGGCTGGGCGCCCAGGATGGCTGGCTGTACGTGCACAGCAGCGTGGGCAGGTGGCACGAGTGCCTGCACCGGGTTCTCCTGCCGGACGCTGTGCTGGCGATTGTGCATGTCGAGGCGAGGGTCGTTGTGGCGCTGGCCAATGCCCAGCTGGCCGTGTTCCGCCGCCAGACAGACGGCCAATGGGATCTGAATAGCTATCACCTGGTGACGCTCGGTGATCGCAACCATTCGATACGTTGCCTCTGTGTGGCCGGCGAGCGCATTTGGGCGGCGCACCGCAACAAGATCTTTATCGTTGACCCCGTATCGCTCAACATTGTGCACTCGCTGGACGCGCATCCGCGCAAGGAGAGCCAGGTGCGCCAGATGGCGGCCACGGGAGCGGGCGTCTGGGTATCCATAAG ACTGGACTCCACGCTGCGGCTGTACAACACGTATACGTTTGAGCACAAGCAGGACGTGGACATTGAGCCGTATGTTTCCAAGATGCTCGGCACCGGCAAGCTGGGCTTTAGCTTCGTCCGCATCACCGCGCTGATGGTGTCCTGCAACCGATTGTGGATCGGCACCAGCAACGGCGTGATTATCTCGGTGCCACTGGCCGAAGTGCAGCCGAAGTCGTCAT CCGATCCCCATGGTCAGATGCCGCTCTGTTGCATGGCCAACGCTCAACTCTCCTTCCACGGCCACCGGGATGCGGTGAAGTTCTTCGTTTCGGTGCCCATGCTGCAGCAGCCGAACCTGAACGGCGGTCTGACCTTCAGCAACAAGCGACCCGATATGCTGGTCATGTGCGGCGGCGAGGGCTACATCGATTTTCGCATAA ATGATAACGACATGGAGAACAGTATTCAACTGGAACCAAATCAAACGATCGAAAATCGAGGCGATAAGAGTTACTTGATTGTGTGGCATGTTAGTCAACGTTAA
- the syd gene encoding JNK-interacting protein 3 isoform X2: protein MMDNDDALLNNGGPQSGAETVYGTEDNNMVMSEKNEQVVSIVQQLAGSIYQEFERMINRYDEDVVKNLMPLLVNVLECLDASYRINQEQDVEVELLREDNEQLVTQYEREKSARKQSEQKLLEAEDLAEQENKELATRLESVESIVRMLELKHKNSLEHASRLEEREADLKKEYNKLHERYTELFKNHVDYMERTKMLMGSTHSQMSTASDRMDVSRARLNPVARSSGPVSYGFASLENSVMLDTETICSVGSQSDDSGPPSLQNELDNLSGTVERGAATDPLQQQHQATSPQSPDSSPVVPNVPTNVGRSTTKKEQRSDNNLYQELSFQDNEESEENEIVTGSWVHPGEYASSGMGKEVENLIMENNELLATKNALNIVKDDLIVKVDELTGEVEIVREELNAMQQSRTKLRQRISELEDELKKAKEQVKQQNTEQEENDVPLAQRKRFTRVEMAMVLMERNQYKERLMELQEAVRLTEILRASRTVDNLDRKSKQSIWKYFSNLFTPSNRPTERVADGLGGGPMFRHTGGGSPAHSHGSPSRGSGGGGDNRLALTSGQPPVHPASAGLANALIMPKDYAEEGSSERISARRREQYRQLRAHVQKEDGRLHAYGWSLPINKASQEANPSRHSGGVPVPVYCNPLAEASPHMKVFCAAGVNLHGGFTKNGQSLIPASSPYAPKSTLKIAEITSPTADQSMEALDRQIARVSLETLEPETQLSSFVWICTSTHAASTVSVVDANQSATVLDAFPICASHLLCIASVQGAMESDYALLEQSEVVKAGEMLQRPGEGAELLGKVEFVRVKPKSEDEQKEEEEAKEATEKSNEQLPAVSAEEPLGNVEAIKIRQALPGAPQRLATDGQPTTTINNNNTNSNLLFATKSLNPILETKDRDEPAMSSVGPTMWLGAQDGWLYVHSSVGRWHECLHRVLLPDAVLAIVHVEARVVVALANAQLAVFRRQTDGQWDLNSYHLVTLGDRNHSIRCLCVAGERIWAAHRNKIFIVDPVSLNIVHSLDAHPRKESQVRQMAATGAGVWVSIRLDSTLRLYNTYTFEHKQDVDIEPYVSKMLGTGKLGFSFVRITALMVSCNRLWIGTSNGVIISVPLAEVQPKSSSDPHGQMPLCCMANAQLSFHGHRDAVKFFVSVPMLQQPNLNGGLTFSNKRPDMLVMCGGEGYIDFRINDNDMENSIQLEPNQTIENRGDKSYLIVWHVSQR, encoded by the exons ATGATGGACAACGATGATGCTCTGCTCAACAATGGAGGACCTCAGTCGGGAGCAGAAACGGTCTACGGAACCGAGGACAACAACATGGTCATGTCGGAGAAG AATGAACAGGTTGTCAGCATC GTCCAACAACTGGCGGGCAGCATTTATCAGGAGTTCGAGCGGATGATCAATCGTTACGACGAGGATGTGGTTAAGAACCTGATGCCCCTGCTGGTGAACGTGCTGGAGTGCCTGGATGCCTCGTATCGCATCAATCAGGAGCAGGACGTGGAGGTGGAGCTGCTGCGCGAGGACAATGAGCAGCTGGTGACACAATATGAGCGGGAAAAGAGCGCCCGCAAACAGTCCGAACAGAAG CTATTGGAGGCCGAGGACCTAGCGGAGCAGGAGAATAAGGAGCTGGCCACGCGCTTGGAATCGGTGGAGAGCATTGTGCGGATGCTGGAACTGAAGCACAAGAACAGTCTGGAGCACGCCAGCCGTTTGGAGGAGCGGGAGGCAGATCTCAAGAAG GAGTACAACAAACTGCACGAGCGGTACACGGAGCTGTTCAAGAACCATGTGGACTACATGGAACGCACCAAGATGCTGATGGGCTCGACGCACTCCCAAATGAGCACCGCCTCCGATCGCATGGATGTCAGTCGGGCGAGGCTGAATCCCGTGGCTCGCAGCTCGGGACCCGTTTCCTATGGCTTCGCCTCGCTGGAGAACTCGGTGATGCTCGACACCGAGACCATTTGCAGTGTGGGCAGCCAGTCAGACGACTCCGGTCCCCCTTCGCTGCAGAACGAGCTGGACAATCTGAGCGGTACGGTGGAGCGTGGAGCTGCCACCGAtccgctgcagcagcagcatcaggcCACCTCGCCCCAGAGCCCCGACAGCAGTCCCGTTGTGCCAAATGTGCCCACAAATG TTGGTCGTTCGACCACCAAAAAGGAGCAGCGCTCGGATAACAATCTCTACCAAGAGCTGTCCTTCCAGGACAATGAGGAGAGCGAAGAGAATGAGATTGTCACAG GCAGCTGGGTTCATCCCGGAGAGTATGCGTCCTCAG GCATGGGCAAGGAGGTGGAAAATCTCATCATGGAAAACAACGAGCTGCTGGCCACCAA AAATGCGCTCAATATTGTCAAGGACGATTTAATTGTGAAAGTGGATGAACTCACTGGAGAGGTGGAAATCGTTCGCGAGGAGCTCAATGCGATGCAGCAATCGAGGACCAAGTTGAGGCAGCGCATCAGCGAGCTGGAGGATGAGCTGAAAAAGGCCAAGGAGCAGGTCAAGCAGCAAA ACACCGAACAAGAGGAGAACGATGTGCCGCTGGCCCAGCGCAAGAGATTCACCCGCGTGGAGATGGCCATGGTGCTGATGGAGCGTAACCAGTACAAGGAACGTCTGATGGAGCTGCAGGAGGCAGTGCGTCTCACGGAAATACTCCGCGCCTCGCGTACCGTAGATAATTTAGACAGGAAGTCGAAGCAGAGCATTTGGAAGTACTTTAGTAATCTTTTTAC CCCCTCAAACCGCCCAACGGAACGCGTTGCGGACGGTCTCGGAGGGGGGCCGATGTTTCGTCACACCGGCGGAGGAAGCCCTGCCCACAGCCACGGATCCCCCAGCCGAGGAAGCGGTGGAGGTGGGGACAATCGCCTGGCCCTAACCAGCGGCCAGCCACCAGTGCATCCGGCCAGCGCTGGTCTTGCCAATGCCCTCATCATGCCGAAGGACTATGCCGAGGAGGGCAGCTCCGAGAGGATTAGTGCGCGGAGGAGGGAGCAGTACCGCCAGCTACGTGCCCATGTCCAAAAGGAGGATGGCCGCCTGCATGCCTACGGTTGGAGTCTGCCGATTAACAAGGCCAGCCAGGAGGCGAATCCCAGCCGTCATTCGGGCGGTGTACCCGTTCCCGTTTACTGTAATCCCCTGGCGGAGGCCTCGCCGCACATGAAGGTGTTCTGTGCGGCAGGCGTTAATCTTCACGGAGGCTTCACAAAAAACGGGCAATCACTGATACCTGCCAGCTCACCATATGCTCCGAAATCTACGCTCAAAATAGCCGAGATAACCAGTCCGACGGCCGATCAGAGCATGGAGGCGTTGGACCGGCAGATTGCGAGGGTCAGCCTGGAAACGCTGGAGCCTGAGACGCAGCTCAGTTCGTTTGTGTGGATCTGCACAAGCACCCATGCCGCCAGTACGGTCAGTGTGGTGGATGCCAATCAATCGGCGACCGTTCTGGATGCCTTCCCCATCTGCGCATCGCATTTGCTCTGCATTGCCTCCGTCCAGGGAGCCATGGAGAGCGACTATGCGCTGCTGGAGCAGTCGGAGGTGGTCAAGGCGGGTGAGATGCTGCAGCGACCCGGCGAGGGTGCCGAGCTACTCGGCAAAGTGGAGTTTGTCCGGGTTAAACCCAAGTCGGAGGATGagcagaaggaggaggaggaggccaagGAGGCCACGGAAAAGTCCAACGAGCAGCTACCGGCTGTTAGTGCCGAAGAGCCTCTGGGCAATGTGGAGGCCATCAAGATACGCCAGGCGCTGCCTGGTGCTCCCCAGCGTCTCGCCACCGATGGCCAGCCAACGACGACGATCAACAATAATAACACGAACAGCAATCTACTGTTTGCCACCAAATCGCTGAATCCCATACTGGAGACCAAGGATCGTGATGAGCCGGCAATGAGTTCGGTGGGTCCCACGATGTGGCTGGGCGCCCAGGATGGCTGGCTGTACGTGCACAGCAGCGTGGGCAGGTGGCACGAGTGCCTGCACCGGGTTCTCCTGCCGGACGCTGTGCTGGCGATTGTGCATGTCGAGGCGAGGGTCGTTGTGGCGCTGGCCAATGCCCAGCTGGCCGTGTTCCGCCGCCAGACAGACGGCCAATGGGATCTGAATAGCTATCACCTGGTGACGCTCGGTGATCGCAACCATTCGATACGTTGCCTCTGTGTGGCCGGCGAGCGCATTTGGGCGGCGCACCGCAACAAGATCTTTATCGTTGACCCCGTATCGCTCAACATTGTGCACTCGCTGGACGCGCATCCGCGCAAGGAGAGCCAGGTGCGCCAGATGGCGGCCACGGGAGCGGGCGTCTGGGTATCCATAAG ACTGGACTCCACGCTGCGGCTGTACAACACGTATACGTTTGAGCACAAGCAGGACGTGGACATTGAGCCGTATGTTTCCAAGATGCTCGGCACCGGCAAGCTGGGCTTTAGCTTCGTCCGCATCACCGCGCTGATGGTGTCCTGCAACCGATTGTGGATCGGCACCAGCAACGGCGTGATTATCTCGGTGCCACTGGCCGAAGTGCAGCCGAAGTCGTCAT CCGATCCCCATGGTCAGATGCCGCTCTGTTGCATGGCCAACGCTCAACTCTCCTTCCACGGCCACCGGGATGCGGTGAAGTTCTTCGTTTCGGTGCCCATGCTGCAGCAGCCGAACCTGAACGGCGGTCTGACCTTCAGCAACAAGCGACCCGATATGCTGGTCATGTGCGGCGGCGAGGGCTACATCGATTTTCGCATAA ATGATAACGACATGGAGAACAGTATTCAACTGGAACCAAATCAAACGATCGAAAATCGAGGCGATAAGAGTTACTTGATTGTGTGGCATGTTAGTCAACGTTAA
- the syd gene encoding JNK-interacting protein 3 isoform X5 yields MMDNDDALLNNGGPQSGAETVYGTEDNNMVMSEKNEQVVSIVQQLAGSIYQEFERMINRYDEDVVKNLMPLLVNVLECLDASYRINQEQDVEVELLREDNEQLVTQYEREKSARKQSEQKLLEAEDLAEQENKELATRLESVESIVRMLELKHKNSLEHASRLEEREADLKKEYNKLHERYTELFKNHVDYMERTKMLMGSTHSQMSTASDRMDVSRARLNPVARSSGPVSYGFASLENSVMLDTETICSVGSQSDDSGPPSLQNELDNLSGTVERGAATDPLQQQHQATSPQSPDSSPVVPNVPTNVGRSTTKKEQRSDNNLYQELSFQDNEESEENEIVTGSWVHPGEYASSANDNYFGMGKEVENLIMENNELLATKNALNIVKDDLIVKVDELTGEVEIVREELNAMQQSRTKLRQRISELEDELKKAKEQVKQQNTEQEENDVPLAQRKRFTRVEMAMVLMERNQYKERLMELQEAVRLTEILRASRTVDNLDRKSKQSIWKYFSNLFTPSNRPTERVADGLGGGPMFRHTGGGSPAHSHGSPSRGSGGGGDNRLALTSGQPPVHPASAGLANALIMPKDYAEEGSSERISARRREQYRQLRAHVQKEDGRLHAYGWSLPINKASQEANPSRHSGGVPVPVYCNPLAEASPHMKVFCAAGVNLHGGFTKNGQSLIPASSPYAPKSTLKIAEITSPTADQSMEALDRQIARVSLETLEPETQLSSFVWICTSTHAASTVSVVDANQSATVLDAFPICASHLLCIASVQGAMESDYALLEQSEVVKAGEMLQRPGEGAELLGKVEFVRVKPKSEDEQKEEEEAKEATEKSNEQLPAVSAEEPLGNVEAIKIRQALPGAPQRLATDGQPTTTINNNNTNSNLLFATKSLNPILETKDRDEPAMSSVGPTMWLGAQDGWLYVHSSVGRWHECLHRVLLPDAVLAIVHVEARVVVALANAQLAVFRRQTDGQWDLNSYHLVTLGDRNHSIRCLCVAGERIWAAHRNKIFIVDPVSLNIVHSLDAHPRKESQVRQMAATGAGVWVSIRLDSTLRLYNTYTFEHKQDVDIEPYVSKMLGTGKLGFSFVRITALMVSCNRLWIGTSNGVIISVPLAEVQPKSSSDPHGQMPLCCMANAQLSFHGHRDAVKFFVSVPMLQQPNLNGGLTFSNKRPDMLVMCGGEGYIDFRIRHDKFDASDNAAHLIVWKVDT; encoded by the exons ATGATGGACAACGATGATGCTCTGCTCAACAATGGAGGACCTCAGTCGGGAGCAGAAACGGTCTACGGAACCGAGGACAACAACATGGTCATGTCGGAGAAG AATGAACAGGTTGTCAGCATC GTCCAACAACTGGCGGGCAGCATTTATCAGGAGTTCGAGCGGATGATCAATCGTTACGACGAGGATGTGGTTAAGAACCTGATGCCCCTGCTGGTGAACGTGCTGGAGTGCCTGGATGCCTCGTATCGCATCAATCAGGAGCAGGACGTGGAGGTGGAGCTGCTGCGCGAGGACAATGAGCAGCTGGTGACACAATATGAGCGGGAAAAGAGCGCCCGCAAACAGTCCGAACAGAAG CTATTGGAGGCCGAGGACCTAGCGGAGCAGGAGAATAAGGAGCTGGCCACGCGCTTGGAATCGGTGGAGAGCATTGTGCGGATGCTGGAACTGAAGCACAAGAACAGTCTGGAGCACGCCAGCCGTTTGGAGGAGCGGGAGGCAGATCTCAAGAAG GAGTACAACAAACTGCACGAGCGGTACACGGAGCTGTTCAAGAACCATGTGGACTACATGGAACGCACCAAGATGCTGATGGGCTCGACGCACTCCCAAATGAGCACCGCCTCCGATCGCATGGATGTCAGTCGGGCGAGGCTGAATCCCGTGGCTCGCAGCTCGGGACCCGTTTCCTATGGCTTCGCCTCGCTGGAGAACTCGGTGATGCTCGACACCGAGACCATTTGCAGTGTGGGCAGCCAGTCAGACGACTCCGGTCCCCCTTCGCTGCAGAACGAGCTGGACAATCTGAGCGGTACGGTGGAGCGTGGAGCTGCCACCGAtccgctgcagcagcagcatcaggcCACCTCGCCCCAGAGCCCCGACAGCAGTCCCGTTGTGCCAAATGTGCCCACAAATG TTGGTCGTTCGACCACCAAAAAGGAGCAGCGCTCGGATAACAATCTCTACCAAGAGCTGTCCTTCCAGGACAATGAGGAGAGCGAAGAGAATGAGATTGTCACAG GCAGCTGGGTTCATCCCGGAGAGTATGCGTCCTCAG CTAACGACAACTATTTTG GCATGGGCAAGGAGGTGGAAAATCTCATCATGGAAAACAACGAGCTGCTGGCCACCAA AAATGCGCTCAATATTGTCAAGGACGATTTAATTGTGAAAGTGGATGAACTCACTGGAGAGGTGGAAATCGTTCGCGAGGAGCTCAATGCGATGCAGCAATCGAGGACCAAGTTGAGGCAGCGCATCAGCGAGCTGGAGGATGAGCTGAAAAAGGCCAAGGAGCAGGTCAAGCAGCAAA ACACCGAACAAGAGGAGAACGATGTGCCGCTGGCCCAGCGCAAGAGATTCACCCGCGTGGAGATGGCCATGGTGCTGATGGAGCGTAACCAGTACAAGGAACGTCTGATGGAGCTGCAGGAGGCAGTGCGTCTCACGGAAATACTCCGCGCCTCGCGTACCGTAGATAATTTAGACAGGAAGTCGAAGCAGAGCATTTGGAAGTACTTTAGTAATCTTTTTAC CCCCTCAAACCGCCCAACGGAACGCGTTGCGGACGGTCTCGGAGGGGGGCCGATGTTTCGTCACACCGGCGGAGGAAGCCCTGCCCACAGCCACGGATCCCCCAGCCGAGGAAGCGGTGGAGGTGGGGACAATCGCCTGGCCCTAACCAGCGGCCAGCCACCAGTGCATCCGGCCAGCGCTGGTCTTGCCAATGCCCTCATCATGCCGAAGGACTATGCCGAGGAGGGCAGCTCCGAGAGGATTAGTGCGCGGAGGAGGGAGCAGTACCGCCAGCTACGTGCCCATGTCCAAAAGGAGGATGGCCGCCTGCATGCCTACGGTTGGAGTCTGCCGATTAACAAGGCCAGCCAGGAGGCGAATCCCAGCCGTCATTCGGGCGGTGTACCCGTTCCCGTTTACTGTAATCCCCTGGCGGAGGCCTCGCCGCACATGAAGGTGTTCTGTGCGGCAGGCGTTAATCTTCACGGAGGCTTCACAAAAAACGGGCAATCACTGATACCTGCCAGCTCACCATATGCTCCGAAATCTACGCTCAAAATAGCCGAGATAACCAGTCCGACGGCCGATCAGAGCATGGAGGCGTTGGACCGGCAGATTGCGAGGGTCAGCCTGGAAACGCTGGAGCCTGAGACGCAGCTCAGTTCGTTTGTGTGGATCTGCACAAGCACCCATGCCGCCAGTACGGTCAGTGTGGTGGATGCCAATCAATCGGCGACCGTTCTGGATGCCTTCCCCATCTGCGCATCGCATTTGCTCTGCATTGCCTCCGTCCAGGGAGCCATGGAGAGCGACTATGCGCTGCTGGAGCAGTCGGAGGTGGTCAAGGCGGGTGAGATGCTGCAGCGACCCGGCGAGGGTGCCGAGCTACTCGGCAAAGTGGAGTTTGTCCGGGTTAAACCCAAGTCGGAGGATGagcagaaggaggaggaggaggccaagGAGGCCACGGAAAAGTCCAACGAGCAGCTACCGGCTGTTAGTGCCGAAGAGCCTCTGGGCAATGTGGAGGCCATCAAGATACGCCAGGCGCTGCCTGGTGCTCCCCAGCGTCTCGCCACCGATGGCCAGCCAACGACGACGATCAACAATAATAACACGAACAGCAATCTACTGTTTGCCACCAAATCGCTGAATCCCATACTGGAGACCAAGGATCGTGATGAGCCGGCAATGAGTTCGGTGGGTCCCACGATGTGGCTGGGCGCCCAGGATGGCTGGCTGTACGTGCACAGCAGCGTGGGCAGGTGGCACGAGTGCCTGCACCGGGTTCTCCTGCCGGACGCTGTGCTGGCGATTGTGCATGTCGAGGCGAGGGTCGTTGTGGCGCTGGCCAATGCCCAGCTGGCCGTGTTCCGCCGCCAGACAGACGGCCAATGGGATCTGAATAGCTATCACCTGGTGACGCTCGGTGATCGCAACCATTCGATACGTTGCCTCTGTGTGGCCGGCGAGCGCATTTGGGCGGCGCACCGCAACAAGATCTTTATCGTTGACCCCGTATCGCTCAACATTGTGCACTCGCTGGACGCGCATCCGCGCAAGGAGAGCCAGGTGCGCCAGATGGCGGCCACGGGAGCGGGCGTCTGGGTATCCATAAG ACTGGACTCCACGCTGCGGCTGTACAACACGTATACGTTTGAGCACAAGCAGGACGTGGACATTGAGCCGTATGTTTCCAAGATGCTCGGCACCGGCAAGCTGGGCTTTAGCTTCGTCCGCATCACCGCGCTGATGGTGTCCTGCAACCGATTGTGGATCGGCACCAGCAACGGCGTGATTATCTCGGTGCCACTGGCCGAAGTGCAGCCGAAGTCGTCAT CCGATCCCCATGGTCAGATGCCGCTCTGTTGCATGGCCAACGCTCAACTCTCCTTCCACGGCCACCGGGATGCGGTGAAGTTCTTCGTTTCGGTGCCCATGCTGCAGCAGCCGAACCTGAACGGCGGTCTGACCTTCAGCAACAAGCGACCCGATATGCTGGTCATGTGCGGCGGCGAGGGCTACATCGATTTTCGCATAA GACATGATAAGTTCGATGCTAGTGATAATGCAGCGCACTTGATAGTTTGGAAAGTCGATAC ATGA